The DNA sequence ATCTGCAAGGAATTTTATGTATGAGCTGCAGGCTAACGGCCTCGTTCCCGAAAAAACAAACTCTTTCGGCAAAAAAGAGATTCAAAAATTTTCAAATCTTTTGGACAGCCTTTTAACTAAGGCCTTAAAACAAAGGCCTCTTGATTCAAGGTTTTAAGTCCTTATTGTACTTTTAGGGAGAAAATGATATTATAAGCAAATGAAAAATAAACTTATTTTGATGTTCATGCTTTGTCTTATTTTTATAAGCTGTAAACAAGATCCTGATCTTTATTTATATGAAGATATGGATAACTTAAAAGACGAGCAAAAAACTCTTATTGAAGTATTAAAAAAGACGGAAAGCAAGGAAATGAGCTTTGCCGTTAAAGATAGAATAGCAAAAAATCTCAAGGTTAAAAAGAAAAATAAACTTTTGATTGTCTTTTTAAGCTCCCTTGTAGAAAACGACCCCGATGACACTTACAAAGGCTATTGGCTTTTAATGCTGGCAAATGAATATATGGAACAAAAAATGAATGAGCCGGCTGCCTATTTTTTTGAAAGAGTTATAAAACTTGATAAGGATATGGAAATTTCGGGTAAGTCGATTCAATATTTAAGTTTAAAAAATTTGATAAATATAACGAATGATCCTAAACGCCTTGTAGAGTACTATTCTCTTTTGCTTTCCAACTTTTATGACAGCATTGACCCTGCTTATTCCTATTTTATGCTTGCACAAAATTACGAAAAGCTCGGCGAATGGAATTTAGCCATTCAAAGCTATTCAAAATTTATAGGTCTCGGTCGTTTTGATTTGATTATCCCGGGCATCCCCGATAATTACGGCTATGCCCGAAAAATTGTAGACTACAGCTCTTCAACAAAAAGCTGGACAGTGGAAAGCCTTGATGAGCTTTTGTCCGTTATTAAGTCGGCAATTCAGAGAAAGGACTATGACACCTTGGAGCGTTACCGTTCAAAGGTAAACTTTTTTTCGATGGCGTGGAAACAGGAGCTTTCAGATATTTACGGTTCTCAAGATTTTTCTTTAAGAAATTTTATGTATGGAACTTATATAAAAATAGAACCTGAAATTGATCCTTCTTCTACGCCGCATGAGGCCTATCTTAAAACTTCGGGCTGGAATCAATATTCAAGAATATGGTACCTGTATTTTAGAAAGGTAAACTTCCCGGCAGACCCCGAAATTCACGGAAGATGGGAGTGGGCAGGTATTTACTACGGAGAAAAAATTTAGTGAAGATTCGGCTTTTTTTTATAGTCTTTACTTTTTTAGGTTTTGATTTAATTCACTCAGCTTCTTTAAATTTTACAGGTGAACCTATTGAGCTTTGGAAATCTAACAAAACTTCCCTCTCTTATAACCGCCAAAAATCGCTTCACGGTACGGTTATTGTGCCTTCAAAATATCCTCTAATCGAAAAATTTAGAAACCGGTATCTTAATGAAGACGGTTTAAGGTATTTGGAAGCGATTATGCAAAGGTCGAGACCTTACCGCAATTTTATTATTGAAGAATTGCGCAGAGAAAATCTTCCGCCCGAACTTTTGTTTTTACCGGTTATAGAGTCGGGTTTTTCGCCCAAGGCCGTGTCAAAATCGGGGGCTGTGGGTATTTGGCAATTTATGCGGAACAGCATAGGCGGCTATGATATTCATATCGATGAATGGATTGATGAAAGACGGGATCCATGGAAGACCAGCACTGCAGCCGTAAAAAAACTTAAGTGGAATTATAATTATTATAATGACTGGTACTTGGCTCTTGCGGCTTATAATTGCGGGGTAGGGGCCTTGGATAAGGCTATAAAGAAAGCAGGAAGCCGAAACTATTGGTATCTGGCCGAAAAAAAATTCTTAAAGACGGAAACCGCTCTCTATGTTGCCAAATTTTTAGCTATCGCGGAGATTCTTATGAATAGCGAAAAATACGGTATTGACTGGGGAGATGCTCTTGATTATGAAGCCACAGAGATTATTCCGATAAAACGCTCTATTGATGTTATTTTGCTTGCAGAAAAAGTTAAGGCTGATACGGACATTTTTTCGGCTCTTAATCCTTCTTTAAAATTTAATATTACACCGCCCAATTTAAAATATAACTTGCGCATTCCATTAGAGTATAAAGAGGCTGTTCAAGATTTGCTTGAAAAAAACACCCTTCTTATAAAATATTACAGTTATAAAATAAGATCCGGCGATACTCTGTATTCTTTGGCAAAACACTATGGTGTAAGTATCAAGTCGATTATGAATTATAATCCCGGCATTAAAGCTTCCGCTCTTAGGATAGGACAGGTACTCAAAATACCGGCCTTAAAAACCGTAAATTCGTATAGGCGTAAAAATGACGATCAAAATGTAGAATTTAAGGGCATCTATGTAATTAAACAAGGC is a window from the Treponema denticola genome containing:
- a CDS encoding tetratricopeptide repeat protein, yielding MKNKLILMFMLCLIFISCKQDPDLYLYEDMDNLKDEQKTLIEVLKKTESKEMSFAVKDRIAKNLKVKKKNKLLIVFLSSLVENDPDDTYKGYWLLMLANEYMEQKMNEPAAYFFERVIKLDKDMEISGKSIQYLSLKNLINITNDPKRLVEYYSLLLSNFYDSIDPAYSYFMLAQNYEKLGEWNLAIQSYSKFIGLGRFDLIIPGIPDNYGYARKIVDYSSSTKSWTVESLDELLSVIKSAIQRKDYDTLERYRSKVNFFSMAWKQELSDIYGSQDFSLRNFMYGTYIKIEPEIDPSSTPHEAYLKTSGWNQYSRIWYLYFRKVNFPADPEIHGRWEWAGIYYGEKI
- a CDS encoding LysM peptidoglycan-binding domain-containing protein, which translates into the protein MKIRLFFIVFTFLGFDLIHSASLNFTGEPIELWKSNKTSLSYNRQKSLHGTVIVPSKYPLIEKFRNRYLNEDGLRYLEAIMQRSRPYRNFIIEELRRENLPPELLFLPVIESGFSPKAVSKSGAVGIWQFMRNSIGGYDIHIDEWIDERRDPWKTSTAAVKKLKWNYNYYNDWYLALAAYNCGVGALDKAIKKAGSRNYWYLAEKKFLKTETALYVAKFLAIAEILMNSEKYGIDWGDALDYEATEIIPIKRSIDVILLAEKVKADTDIFSALNPSLKFNITPPNLKYNLRIPLEYKEAVQDLLEKNTLLIKYYSYKIRSGDTLYSLAKHYGVSIKSIMNYNPGIKASALRIGQVLKIPALKTVNSYRRKNDDQNVEFKGIYVIKQGDTLWSIALKYNVQVETLAEKNGIEVNSVLSLGQKLKVPIIN